A genomic stretch from Carassius auratus strain Wakin chromosome 35, ASM336829v1, whole genome shotgun sequence includes:
- the LOC113054654 gene encoding olfactory receptor 1-like has translation MLPKNWTTITEFIIVGFPGLHPDYYGLVSAIFFVVYMTTVAGNTVFLVLFITSERLRKPMYIILANLAMSDMCFSTVALPKIIARYWFNAGATPFHACFFQMELIHYFGTLNSLIMMIMALDRYVAICYSLRYQTVMTNRITYILNATVWVTAFIAPTIATLHSQQLPYCGPKLIVQCYCDHISITSLACAENSKQILVALCVALLVLLLPLAFIIYSYCHIIGSVMRLSSSQSRWKSFATCSTQLCIIALFYVPRCAVYIASFLQIQISRDFRILLILLYSLIPPLINPFIYCLRTQEIRIIVSQWVSRQKTFREMSRINVITL, from the coding sequence ATGTTACCGAAGAACTGGACAACTATCACTGAGTTTATCATTGTGGGATTCCCTGGACTCCATCCAGACTATTACGGCCTGGTCTCTGCCATTTTTTTTGTCGTCTACATGACCACAGTGGCCGGTAACACTGTTTTCCTGGTCCTGTTTATCACGTCGGAAAGACTCAGGAAGCCTATGTACATCATCCTTGCAAACCTGGCAATGTCTGACATGTGTTTTTCCACTGTTGCCTTACCTAAAATCATAGCCAGGTACTGGTTTAATGCTGGAGCAACCCCTTTCCATGCTTGCTTCTTCCAAATGGAGCTAATTCACTATTTTGGGACATTAAACTCTCTGATAATGATGATCATGGCTCTCGATCGCTATGTGGCTATTTGTTATTCTCTGAGATACCAGACTGTTATGACTAACCGCATCACGTACATCCTAAATGCAACAGTGTGGGTGACTGCCTTCATCGCTCCCACAATAGCCACCCTGCACTCTCAACAGCTTCCTTACTGTGGCCCTAAACTGATTGTTCAATGCTACTGTGACCACATCTCTATTACCAGCCTGGCCTGTGCTGAAAACAGCAAGCAGATATTGGTGGCCTTGTGCGTAGCCCTGCTTGTGCTCCTTCTCCCTCTGGCCTTTATCATTTACTCTTACTGTCACATCATAGGGTCTGTAATGAGGCTGTCGAGCTCTCAGAGTCGCTGGAAAAGTTTCGCTACCTGCAGCACACAGTTGTGCATTATCGCTCTGTTTTATGTGCCTCGCTGCGCCGTGTATATAGCCAGTTTCCTGCAAATCCAAATCAGCAGAGATTTCAGGATACTTCTTATATTGCTTTACAGCCTCATTCCACCACTGATAAACCCCTTCATCTATTGTTTACGTACTCAGGAGATCAGGATAATTGTGAGCCAGTGGGTGAGCAGGCAAAAGACCTTTAGAGAGATGTCCAGAATTAATGTGATCACTCTATAA
- the LOC113054655 gene encoding olfactory receptor 1-like, whose translation MLPKNWTTITEFIIVGFPGLHPDYYGLVSAIFFVVYMTTVAGNTVFLVLFITSERLSKPMYIILANLAMSDMCFSNVALPKIIARYWFNAGATPFHACFFQMELIHYFGTLNSLIMMIMALDRYVAICYSLRYQTVMTNRITYILNATVWVTAFIAPTITTLHSQQLPYCGPKLIVQCYCDHISIISLACAENSKQILVALCVALLVLLLPLAFIIYSYCHIIGSVMRLSSSQSRWKSFATCSTQLCIIALFYVPRCAVYIASFLQIQISRDFRILLILLYSLIPPLINPFIYCLRTQEIRIIVSQWVSRQKTFREMSRINVITL comes from the coding sequence ATGTTACCGAAGAACTGGACAACTATCACTGAGTTTATCATTGTGGGATTCCCTGGACTCCATCCAGACTATTACGGCCTGGTCTCTGCCATTTTTTTTGTCGTCTACATGACCACAGTGGCCGGTAACACTGTTTTCCTGGTCCTGTTTATCACTTCGGAAAGACTCAGTAAGCCTATGTACATCATCCTTGCAAACCTGGCAATGTCTGACATGTGTTTTTCCAATGTTGCCTTACCTAAAATCATAGCCAGGTACTGGTTTAATGCTGGAGCAACCCCTTTCCATGCTTGCTTCTTCCAAATGGAGCTAATTCACTATTTTGGGACATTAAACTCTCTGATAATGATGATCATGGCTCTCGATCGCTATGTGGCTATTTGTTATTCTCTGAGATACCAGACTGTTATGACTAACCGCATCACGTACATCCTAAATGCAACAGTGTGGGTGACTGCCTTCATCGCTCCCACAATAACCACCCTGCACTCTCAACAGCTTCCTTACTGTGGCCCTAAACTGATTGTTCAATGCTACTGCGACCACATCTCTATTATCAGCCTGGCCTGTGCTGAAAACAGCAAGCAGATATTGGTGGCCTTGTGCGTAGCCCTGCTTGTGCTCCTTCTCCCTCTGGCCTTTATCATTTACTCTTACTGTCACATCATAGGGTCTGTAATGAGGCTGTCGAGCTCTCAGAGTCGCTGGAAAAGTTTCGCCACCTGCAGCACACAGTTGTGCATCATCGCTCTGTTTTATGTGCCTCGCTGTGCCGTGTATATAGCCAGTTTCCTGCAAATCCAAATCAGCAGAGATTTCAGGATACTTCTTATATTGCTTTACAGCCTCATTCCACCACTGATAAACCCCTTCATCTATTGTTTACGTACTCAGGAGATCAGGATAATTGTGAGCCAGTGGGTGAGCAGGCAAAAGACCTTTAGAGAGATGTCCAGAATTAATGTGATCACTCTATAA